The genome window GCTCGGGATCGTGACGGCACCGGCACTGCTGCTGCTGGTCGGTCTGGCGGGGGTGTCGGTGGACGCCTCGCTCTCGGTGCTCGGTCTCGACGCGTTCGGCGCGGCGATCGAGTTGCACGGGCAGCTGGGCATGGCACTCCTGCTGGGTGCGGTGTGGGGTGCGGCAGCGGGGGCCGCCGGGGCACTGCTGGCGTACGGGACGGGGGCGGCGGGGAGCCGGGCGGCGCCACTGGCACGGGGTGACGCGGGACTGCCGGAGCCTCCGCGGTACGCGCCGGTCGCGCAGTCATCGGGTCCCTACACCCCGGGCAGGCCGTACCGTCCGCCGAACCCGGACACGAACCCCTACCTACGGCTGCCGGAAGGACCGCGCGAGCCGGAGGACGCGCGGCCGGGCAGCGCCCCGCAGGGCGGCGGACGGGGTGGTGGTGCCCCGGCCGGAGCCACGCCGCCTCGGAGCGCGCCGCCTGACGGCACACAGGGCGGGAGCGCCCCCGTCGAAGATGCCCCGCCCGACGGCCCGCCCTCGAAAGGGGCGCCGTCCCCTGCCACCGATGTCTATGGCGCGCCCACCGTGGTCCAGCCGATCGAGCCGCCGCGACGGCCGGCCCGCAGGACTCCGGCGTCCTCCAACCGGTGGCCGCCCCCGCCGCCTCCCCCGCCTCCGCCACCACCGCCCGACCGGCCCCGCGGGCGGCGGTGACGAGGCGGAGGCCCACGTCGGCCGACCGTGCCCGTGGCCGGCCTGCGCTTTCGAGGCCGGGTAACACGTACGCCATCTGTGCGCAACCCAGTGTTCCCCGTCCGCTGGGCGGACCAGGCAGGCGGTGCGCACGGGGCGCCGGATACGGTGGAAGCACCATGAGCGCTGTGCAGACCTCCGACGCCCCCACTCTCCTTGTCAAGATCTTCGGCAAGGACCGGCCCGGCCTGACCGCGGGCCTGTTCGACACCCTGGCCGCCTTCCACGTCGACGTGGTCGACATCGAGCAGGTCGTCACCCGGGGCCGGATGGTGCTCTGCGCCCTGGTGACCGTGCCCCCGTCCGGGCTAGAGGGCGATCTGCGGTCCACCGTCCACACCTGGGCGGAGTCGATGAAGATGCAGGCGGAGATCATCTCCGGCATCGGCGACAACCGTCCGCGCGGCCTCGGCCGCTCCCTCGTCACCGTTCTCGGCCATCCGCTCACCGCCCACGCCACGGCCGCGATCGCCGCCCGCATCGCGGCCGCCGGCGGCAACATCGACCGTATCTTCCGGCTCGCCAAGTACCCGGTGACCGCGGTCGAGTTCGCCGTGTCCGGCGTGGAGACCGAGCCGCTGCGCACCGCCCTGGTGACCGATGCCGCGGCACTCGGTGTCGACGTCGCCGTCGTCGCGGCCGGGCTGCACCGGCGCGCCCAGCGACTGGTCGTGATGGACGTGGACTCCACGCTCATCCAGGACGAGGTCATCGAACTGTTCGCCGCGCACGCCGGCTGCGAGGCGGAGGTCGCCGAGGTGACGGCGGCCGCCATGCGAGGCGAGCTGGACTTCGAGCAGTCGCTGCACGCGCGCGTGGCGCTGCTGAAGGGGCTCGACGCGTCGGTGGTGGACAAGGTGCGCGCGGAGGTGCGGCTCACTCCGGGCGCGCGCACCCTGATCCGTACGCTGAAACGACTCGGCTTCCAAGTGGGCGTCGTCTCGGGCGGCTTCACCCAGGTCACGGACGACCTCAAGGAGCGGCTCGGGCTCGATTTCGCGCAGGCCAACACCCTGGAGATCGTCGACGGGAAGCTGACCGGCAAGGTCGTCGGGGAGATCGTGGACCGCGCGGGCAAGGCGCGGCTGCTGCGCCGGTTCGCCGCCGAGGCGGGGGTGCCGCTGGCGCAGACCGTGGCGATCGGTGACGGGGCCAACGATCTCGACATGCTGAACGCGGCGGGTCTGGGCGTCGCCTTCAACGCCAAGCCCGTCGTCCGCGAGGCCGCGCACACCGCTGTGAACTTCCCCTTCCTGGACACCGTCCTGTACCTGCTCGGTGTCACCCGCGAAGAGGTCGAGGCGGCGGACGCGCACGACGACGGTCTCTGACGGCCTCCGATCGCGACCGGGGCCCGGCACCGTGCGGTGCCGGGCCCCGTCGCGATGCCGCGGGGTTCGGAGCTCTTCGGAGCTCTTACTCGCTGGGCGCCCAGTAGTCGAGCAGGGCGGCCGTGCCCGGTTCCAGCGCCTTCCAGGAGCCGTCGAAGGACAGCACGGCGAAGGCGGCGGCCGGGAAGCCGCGTCGGCTCATCCGCTCGCGGGCATCGCCCTCGGTCGCACCGGACAGGACGTCGGCGAGGCCCTGGATGCCGGGGTTGTGACCGATCAGGACCACGTTCCGCACGTCGTCGGCGGTTTCGTTGAGCACGGCGATCAGTTCGCCGGGCGAGGCCTCGTAGAGCCGCTCCTCATAGACGGTTTTCGGCCGATACGGCAGCTCCTGGACGGCGAGCTTCCAGGTCTCGCGGGTGCGGACGGCGGTGGAGCACAGGGCCAGGTCGAAGGGGATGCCGGTCTCGGCCAGCTTGAGTCCGGCGGCGGCCGCGTCCTGGCGGCCCCGGTCGGCGAGCGGACGCTCGTGGTCGGGAACCTGCGGCCAGTCGGCCTTCGCATGCCGGAACAGAACAATCCTGCGGGGATCTGCGGAGCTCATGAGTCCCAGCTTCGCACGAAACAGGCCAACGGGCGCAGGGAGTTGGCAGCGCCGCGATCTGCCTGCTCACCGGCCTCCTCACCACCGGGTCCGCGGGAAGCCCACCGCGTGCACCGGGCGGTGTCACGACTCGATCAGGCCGGGTCACTGCGCGTGGTGGGTCACCGCGTGCTGGACGCGCTCGAGGAGGTGGCTGAGGGCGGGGTCGCCGCCGGCGCTCGCGTCCGCCGGGTTGAGTACCAGCGCCAGCAGGGCGATGAAGGCGAGCGTGGGCAGGGCGAGGGCCCACCACGGAAGCCGGATGTCGACGCCGCCCGTGGTCGCCGGGCGGGGCCGGGTGTGCGTACGGGCCGACATGGCTGCCTCCGTGGGTCCTCGAGTGGTCCATGGGCCGCACTCGCGACCACATCTCGAAGGTACGGACGCGGCGGCCCTCAACCCATCCGGTGATCCACCCACTTGACCCTGACACTGGCCCCCTAGGGGATGGTGGGGCCAGCACCACCATGGGCCGTCACCGGTGCGGGAACGGTGAGGCGATCGTCACGGTGAGGCGATCGTGGCGATGACGGCGATGATCGCGAAGATGGCGAAGAACGCGCCGAAGACGAGCAGCATCTTCTTCTGGCC of Streptomyces cynarae contains these proteins:
- a CDS encoding SGM_5486 family transporter-associated protein, whose amino-acid sequence is MPVLEPNPRNGQKKMLLVFGAFFAIFAIIAVIATIASP
- the serB gene encoding phosphoserine phosphatase SerB, which encodes MSAVQTSDAPTLLVKIFGKDRPGLTAGLFDTLAAFHVDVVDIEQVVTRGRMVLCALVTVPPSGLEGDLRSTVHTWAESMKMQAEIISGIGDNRPRGLGRSLVTVLGHPLTAHATAAIAARIAAAGGNIDRIFRLAKYPVTAVEFAVSGVETEPLRTALVTDAAALGVDVAVVAAGLHRRAQRLVVMDVDSTLIQDEVIELFAAHAGCEAEVAEVTAAAMRGELDFEQSLHARVALLKGLDASVVDKVRAEVRLTPGARTLIRTLKRLGFQVGVVSGGFTQVTDDLKERLGLDFAQANTLEIVDGKLTGKVVGEIVDRAGKARLLRRFAAEAGVPLAQTVAIGDGANDLDMLNAAGLGVAFNAKPVVREAAHTAVNFPFLDTVLYLLGVTREEVEAADAHDDGL
- a CDS encoding SixA phosphatase family protein, with amino-acid sequence MSSADPRRIVLFRHAKADWPQVPDHERPLADRGRQDAAAAGLKLAETGIPFDLALCSTAVRTRETWKLAVQELPYRPKTVYEERLYEASPGELIAVLNETADDVRNVVLIGHNPGIQGLADVLSGATEGDARERMSRRGFPAAAFAVLSFDGSWKALEPGTAALLDYWAPSE